The following proteins come from a genomic window of Dreissena polymorpha isolate Duluth1 chromosome 1, UMN_Dpol_1.0, whole genome shotgun sequence:
- the LOC127837965 gene encoding uncharacterized protein LOC127837965: protein MKLKALKFLSIKTALNTPCYCGKRCIMQLNINFVRDIREKFWHNPKLTRITLLKASYEKSEKVRKYRYFSVQSKKQEVQLCTKAFLAALRVNKNTLTTVADMCMNNKEAPTGKSPRNWDKSTLLLIAWLEDYFRFHGERMPHRNEIVMPYGTVKSYIYEQYKMDVENPVSKSQFYKKWIDSFQFVKTKKTNSFSKCTTCVTLERLMSKTTSFEMRAFYKKKKEEHNIRQMLERKYYYNKKDQAQRNPSQHMSIIIDGMDQAKTNLPHFAGRNPKNLHAVDLLHTHVTGVLSHGHGGFHAYVDINEYPHDPNLTINIILKELLRQARANNNFLPPSLFIQADNCWRENKNRYVFAFLELLVAEQVFHEVHMSFLIVGHTHEDIDAKFSEVSRLLNTKDAEYFDDFLNVLKNAERITQLFDVKSWIEGDLNKVDHITQPWHFKFVSVDGGVKVFYKGVQSQPWSALNGNFLNKAPSGKPEILKPNFSKIEIDKNVKQIKALKLFFKKQDSTQKWLDFYESLNSNMDSLDSGVFPLTLLPRQPIRQAFPPGQGMVPEVRELIEKENRQPLLQIKKRKTGDEASDLRVAKKKNDNTSGGKGFGKRKRRFIYDTTLCRSRLVMISDEERKKHLWIKILMDLYTSFMQYMHILLLILYVLCCLFEGYILFILRLLQELLRQSLLEHMGLFQPRVSFYGEIGSVN from the exons atgaaattaaaagcaTTGAAGTTTCTTAGTATTAAGACAGCACTTAACACACCCTGCTATTGTGGAAAACGGTGTATTATGCAGTTGAATATTAATTTTGTCCGTGATATTCGTGAAAAATTCTGGCATAATCCAAAATTGACTAGGATAACACTGCTGAAAGCATCATATGAAAAATCTGAAAAAGTCAGAAAATACAGGTACTTTTCAGTACAGTCTAAAAAACAAGAAGTacaattatgtacaaaagcatttTTGGCTGCATTGAGAGTTAACAAGAATACATTAACTACAGTTGCTGATATGTGCATGAATAACAAGGAAGCTCCAACTGGGAAATCCCCACGTAACTGGGACAAGAGCACTCTACTTTTGATTGCTTGGCTGGAGGATTACTTCAGATTTCATGGCGAAAGAATGCCTCACCGAAACGAGATTGTGATGCCATATGGAACAGTGAAAAGTTATATTTATGAACAATACAAAATGGATGTGGAAAATCCAGTGAGCAAAAGCCAGTTCTACAAGAAATGGATTGACAGCTTCCAGTTTGTTAAAACGAAAAAG ACCAACAGCTTCAGCAAATGTACAACTTGTGTGACATTAGAAAGGCTAATGAGCAAAACCACCTCTTTCGAGATGCGTGCTTTCTACAAGAAAAAGAAAGAAGAGCATAATATTcgtcaaat GTTAGAAAGGAAGTACTATTACAACAAAAAAGACCAGGCACAACGCAATCCAAGCCAGCACATGTCCATAATTATCGATGGTATGGATCAAG CAAAGACCAATTTGCCACATTTTGCTGGGAGGAACCCAAAG AATCTGCATGCAGTGGATCTTCTGCATACTCATGTCACTGGAGTGCTAAGTCACGGGCATGGAGGGTTTCATGCCTATGTGGACATTAATGAATATCCTCATGATCCCAACTTGACAATCAACATCATACTTAAAGAGCTACTACGTCAAGCGAGGGCAAAT aacaaCTTCCTGCCTCCAAGTTTGTTTATCCAAGCAGACAACTGTTGGAGGGAAAATAAGAACCGTTATGTATTTGCATTTCTGGAATTGTTAGTGGCAGAACAGGTTTTCCATGAG gtTCATATGTCCTTCCTTATTGTTGGCCACACGCATGAAGACATTGATGCAAAATTTAGTGAGGTTTCCAGGCTGTTAAATACTAAAGATGCTGAATATTTTGATGACTTCTTAAACGTTTTGAAAAATGCAGAGCGTATCACACAATTATTTGATGTTAAGTCATGGATTGAGGGTGATTTGAACAAAGTTGACCACATCACCCAACCTTGGCACTTTAAATTTGTTTCTGTGGACGGTGGTGTAAAAGTGTTTTATAAAGGGGTACAATCTCAGCCGTGGTCAGCCCTAAATGGGAACTTTTTGAATAAAGCGCCAAGTGGAAAGCCAGAAATATTGAAGccaaattttagtaaaattgaaatagataaaaatgttaaacaaattaaagctCTGAAACTATTTTTCAAAAAGCAGGATAGTACACAAAAGTGGCTAGACTTTTACGAATCGCTCAATTCCAACATGGACAGTTTAGATTCTGGAGTATTTCCTTTAACACTGCTACCGAGACAACCTATAAGGCAGGCCTTTCCACCAGGACAAGGAATGGTTCCTGAAGTTCGTGAACTGATTGAAAAGGAAAACAGACAGCCATTG TTACAGATAAAAAAGCGGAAAACTGGAGACGAAGCTTCTGACCTCAGGGTTGCCAAAAAGAAga ATGATAACACTTCTGGTGGGAAAGGGTTTGGCAAAAGGAAGAGAAGATTTATATATG acaCAACACTGTGCAGATCACGACTGGTCATGATTTCAGATGAAGAAAGGAAGAAACATCTGTGGATAAAAATCTTGATGGACCTGTATACTTCATTTATGCAGTATATGCACATCTTGTTGCTCATTTTGTATGTGTTGTGCTGCCTTTTTGAaggatatattttgtttattttaaggttATTGCAAGAACTTCTGCGTCAATCTTTATTAGAACACATGGGTTTATTCCAACCCAGAGTTTCATTTTATGGTGAAATTGGATCAGTCAATTGA
- the LOC127838058 gene encoding galactoside alpha-(1,2)-fucosyltransferase 1-like, producing MWVGKKLAAPGSFGVLGYTAAGSCAGRTYLYGSVAVAYVQGSSKSAKIMCCITTVLLIFSYMFHKNVFVIDDRQHQKDQYMPSPKQYGGALGLQLRGRLGNQMFQYASILGLASMMKFERVIVEGGHELRDTFKFENDRVEFGKVPPYWKVVKSTQSGMFDENLTQLNNNSELQIEAFLESWKYFQMIESTVKKDFTFKSTVMSNAQKLLNAIIVKQAINISFTNVTYVGVHVRRGDFLNVAAVQKGLMVAPMEFILKAMSIMRILYGPDIIFIICSDDIPWVKKAISDQGHISDYTYVFMENNPPNVDLAVLSLCNQTIATTGTFSWWAAWLAGGTTIFYKHQARQGSEYRQKFNYDDFFYPHWILLE from the exons ATGTGGGTGGGGAAAAAACTCGCGGCCCCTGGGAGCTTTGGGGTGCTGGGCTATACTGCTGCTGGATCATGTGCGGGGCGTACATATTTGTATGGTTCGGTCGCTGTGGCTTATGTGCAAG GTTCAAGCAAATCAGCAAAAATAATGTGCTGTATAACTACTGTTTTGCTGATATTCTCCTATATGTTCCACAAGAACGTATTTGTGATTGATGACCGACAGCACCAGAAGGACCAATACATGCCATCACCTAAACAATACGGCGGGGCTCTTGGGTTGCAACTCAGAGGTCGCCTTGGTAATCAGATGTTTCAATATGCATCCATACTGGGTCTGGCATCTATGATGAAGTTTGAAAGAGTTATCGTTGAAGGAGGTCATGAACTGAGGGACACATTCAAGTTTGAAAACGACAGGGTAGAGTTCGGGAAGGTCCCGCCATACTGGAAAGTAGTCAAATCGACACAAAGTGGAATGTTTGACGAAAATTTAACCCAGCTTAATAATAATAGTGAATTACAAATTGAAGCTTTCTTAGAATCGTGGAAATATTTTCAAATGATTGAAAGTACAGTCAAAAAGGATTTTACATTCAAATCGACTGTTATGTCAAATGCGCAAAAGTTATTGAACGCAATCATTGTCAAACAGGCGATCAACATATCATTTACAAATGTCACGTACGTAGGTGTTCATGTACGACGAGGGGACTTTCTTAATGTGGCGGCAGTGCAGAAAGGATTAATGGTCGCACCAATGGAATTCATTTTAAAAGCGATGAGCATTATGCGTATTTTATATGGTCCcgatataattttcataatttgTTCAGACGACATCCCGTGGGTGAAGAAAGCTATCTCTGACCAAGGACATATTTCCGATTACACCTATGTGTTCATGGAGAATAATCCACCAAATGTGGACCTGGCGGTACTCAGTCTGTGCAACCAAACCATCGCTACAACTGGGACGTTTAGTTGGTGGGCCGCCTGGCTCGCAGGTGGGACAACCATTTTTTATAAACACCAAGCCAGACAGGGTTCCGAGTACAGACAAAAATTCAACTATGACGATTTCTTTTATCCACATTGGATATTACTAGAATAG